Proteins from one Leptospira fletcheri genomic window:
- a CDS encoding LLM class flavin-dependent oxidoreductase, with protein sequence MKWGVALTTYKPPHWDQSTVFKNSRDFATEAEELGFDDLWVLEHHFTEYGLCPDAMMMAGFLLGMTQRIKVGTAIIVAPLNHPVRLLEQVSLLDQLSDGRFIAGFGRGFFPADFEVFGINPSQNHRMLQEWIDIMFSAWKNKGKVSWDTDLIRFPEIAVYPSCSTVPHPPVYVVGESPSTIEWAATLGIPLIMNVPQSTEQVRAKLDLYGEIAETNDHDPSKIDHVISAVVHVADSREEAYNDIVHNIEEWHEDAMRVAFSSDQLRNLPNYRFHWSQLQDAILKGESDASVVVRKALEISPVGTPEDCAEAFHYLKEKTGVSHFICGFEGTLDRKKILSSMRRFAEEVMPKF encoded by the coding sequence ATGAAATGGGGAGTCGCTTTAACGACGTATAAACCGCCGCACTGGGACCAGTCGACGGTTTTCAAGAATTCCCGGGATTTCGCCACGGAGGCGGAAGAGCTAGGCTTCGACGATCTTTGGGTGCTGGAACATCATTTCACCGAGTACGGCCTATGTCCGGACGCGATGATGATGGCCGGTTTTCTTTTGGGTATGACGCAGAGAATAAAAGTCGGGACTGCAATCATAGTGGCTCCGTTGAATCATCCCGTGCGCCTTTTGGAACAGGTTTCTCTGTTGGACCAATTGAGTGACGGGAGGTTCATCGCGGGTTTCGGAAGAGGCTTTTTTCCGGCGGACTTCGAGGTATTCGGCATCAACCCTTCCCAAAACCACCGGATGCTGCAGGAATGGATAGATATTATGTTTTCTGCATGGAAGAATAAGGGAAAGGTCTCCTGGGACACCGACCTAATCCGATTCCCGGAGATTGCGGTTTATCCTAGCTGTTCCACGGTTCCGCATCCTCCCGTCTATGTGGTCGGAGAATCTCCCTCCACGATAGAATGGGCGGCGACTCTGGGCATTCCACTGATCATGAACGTTCCACAATCCACCGAACAGGTAAGAGCGAAACTGGATCTGTACGGCGAGATTGCGGAAACGAACGATCACGATCCTAGTAAGATCGATCACGTGATATCCGCGGTCGTTCATGTGGCCGATAGTAGGGAGGAAGCTTACAACGATATCGTCCATAACATAGAGGAATGGCACGAAGACGCGATGAGAGTGGCTTTTTCGAGCGACCAGTTGAGGAATCTGCCGAACTACAGATTCCATTGGTCGCAATTGCAGGATGCGATTCTGAAAGGGGAATCCGATGCAAGCGTCGTGGTAAGAAAAGCCCTGGAGATCAGCCCGGTAGGCACTCCGGAAGACTGTGCTGAGGCGTTCCATTACCTGAAAGAAAAAACGGGAGTCAGCCATTTTATCTGCGGATTCGAAGGAACTCTCGATCGTAAGAAAATTCTATCGAGTATGCGGCGTTTCGCAGAAGAAGTGATGCCTAAATTCTAG